In Sphingomonas psychrotolerans, the following proteins share a genomic window:
- a CDS encoding alpha-glucuronidase family glycosyl hydrolase codes for MRQLLAFVLLLLGAALPASVRAETGYDLWLRYQPVEAQWRDRYAALVTQVTAAGGTTMLVAAGELRRGVAGMLGYDPVRRETVIGDGAVVLGTAQSPLIAPLGLPLAKLGREGYLIRSAAIGGKRVTVIAGNAEIGVLYGVFRFLKLIQTRQSLDDLDISDAPRLAVRVLNHWDNLDRYVERGYAGQSIWDWQKLPGHKDSRYTDYARANASIGINGTVLTNVNANADVLRPEWLARVKALAEVFRPYGIKVYLTARFSAPIELGGLKTADPLDPQVARWWKDKVDEIYRAIPDFGGFLVKANSEGQPGPSDYKRTHAEGANMLADALAPHKGVLMWRAFVYAAENPDDRHKQAYTEFQPLDGKFRDNVLVQVKNGAIDFQPREPFHPLFGAMPKTPLMMEVQITKEYLGFATHLAYLGPLWEEALQADTFRPGKGSTVAKVLESGAATGMAGVANIGSDVNWSGSQFDQANWYAFGRFAWDPQAKAEPIARDWAAMTWGNDPAVTGPIVRMMMESREAVVDYMTPLGLGHLMATGHHYGPGPWIADLARPEWNPVYYHKADARGIGFDRTATGTNAVGQYAPEVAARFGDRKRVPEQFLLWFHHVPWDYRTRSGWTLWDELIVRYDRGVAAVEAMQAAWKPLAGKVDARRWEEVRDFLAIQRDEAGWWRDASIAYFQSVSKRPLPAGHAAPAHDLDWYKAIRTPYAPGNGK; via the coding sequence ATGCGGCAGCTCCTTGCTTTTGTTCTGCTTCTGCTGGGTGCGGCGCTGCCGGCGAGCGTGCGCGCCGAGACCGGTTATGACTTGTGGTTGCGCTATCAGCCGGTCGAGGCGCAGTGGCGGGACCGCTATGCCGCGCTAGTGACGCAGGTCACTGCGGCGGGCGGGACGACGATGCTGGTCGCTGCCGGCGAGCTGCGGCGCGGCGTGGCGGGGATGCTCGGCTACGATCCAGTGCGGCGCGAGACAGTGATCGGCGACGGTGCGGTGGTGCTCGGGACGGCCCAGTCGCCGCTGATCGCGCCGCTCGGGCTGCCGCTCGCGAAGCTCGGGCGCGAGGGCTATCTGATCCGCAGCGCGGCGATCGGCGGCAAGCGGGTGACGGTGATCGCCGGCAATGCGGAAATCGGGGTGCTCTACGGGGTGTTCCGCTTCCTCAAGCTGATCCAGACGCGGCAATCGCTCGACGATCTCGACATCAGCGACGCGCCGAGGCTCGCGGTGCGGGTGCTCAATCATTGGGACAATCTCGATCGGTATGTCGAGCGCGGCTATGCCGGCCAGTCGATCTGGGACTGGCAGAAGCTGCCGGGGCACAAGGATTCGCGCTACACCGATTATGCGCGGGCCAACGCCTCGATCGGAATCAACGGCACCGTCCTGACCAACGTCAACGCCAATGCCGATGTGCTGCGGCCCGAATGGCTGGCCAGGGTCAAGGCGCTGGCGGAGGTGTTTCGCCCGTACGGGATCAAGGTTTATCTGACCGCGCGCTTCTCGGCGCCGATCGAACTGGGCGGGCTCAAGACCGCCGATCCGCTCGATCCGCAGGTGGCGCGCTGGTGGAAGGACAAGGTCGACGAGATATATCGGGCGATCCCCGATTTCGGCGGGTTCCTCGTCAAGGCCAATTCGGAGGGGCAGCCCGGGCCGTCCGATTACAAGCGGACGCATGCCGAGGGCGCCAACATGCTCGCCGACGCGCTGGCGCCGCACAAGGGCGTGCTGATGTGGCGGGCGTTCGTCTATGCCGCCGAGAATCCGGACGACCGCCACAAGCAGGCATATACCGAGTTCCAGCCCTTGGACGGCAAGTTCCGCGACAATGTGCTGGTCCAGGTCAAGAACGGCGCGATCGACTTCCAGCCGCGCGAGCCCTTCCATCCGCTGTTCGGCGCGATGCCAAAGACGCCGCTGATGATGGAAGTGCAGATCACCAAGGAATATCTCGGCTTCGCCACCCATCTCGCCTATCTGGGCCCGCTGTGGGAGGAGGCGCTGCAGGCCGACACCTTCCGCCCGGGCAAGGGCAGCACTGTCGCCAAGGTGCTCGAAAGCGGCGCGGCGACGGGGATGGCCGGCGTCGCCAATATCGGCAGCGACGTGAACTGGTCGGGGTCGCAATTCGATCAGGCGAACTGGTATGCGTTCGGCCGCTTCGCCTGGGATCCGCAAGCGAAGGCCGAGCCGATCGCCCGCGACTGGGCGGCGATGACCTGGGGCAACGATCCCGCCGTGACCGGGCCGATCGTGCGCATGATGATGGAGTCGCGCGAGGCGGTGGTCGATTACATGACGCCGCTCGGGCTCGGCCATCTGATGGCGACGGGGCACCATTATGGGCCGGGGCCGTGGATCGCCGATCTCGCGCGGCCCGAATGGAACCCGGTCTATTACCACAAGGCCGATGCGCGCGGGATCGGCTTCGACAGGACCGCGACGGGCACCAACGCCGTCGGGCAATATGCGCCCGAAGTCGCGGCGCGGTTCGGCGACCGCAAGCGAGTGCCCGAGCAGTTCCTGCTGTGGTTCCACCATGTACCATGGGACTATCGCACCCGTTCGGGGTGGACGCTGTGGGACGAACTGATCGTCCGCTACGATCGCGGAGTCGCGGCAGTCGAGGCGATGCAGGCCGCGTGGAAGCCGCTCGCGGGCAAGGTGGACGCGCGGCGCTGGGAAGAGGTGCGCGACTTCCTCGCGATCCAGCGCGACGAGGCGGGGTGGTGGCGCGATGCCTCGATCGCCTATTTCCAGTCGGTGTCGAAGCGCCCGCTTCCCGCCGGACATGCCGCGCCGGCGCACGATCTCGACTGGTACAAGGCGATCCGGACGCCCTACGCCCCGGGCAACGGCAAGTGA
- a CDS encoding endo-1,4-beta-xylanase: protein MTRLTRREMLAATAACAVASPALATRAPSLGALAKAKGMRFGSCVAWSTPGADAGSFANPNYAALLERECGILVPENEFKWQRLRPDPVKFDVTRFTDMLDYAGAKGMAMRGHTLLWHKAQYFPKWLTGYDFGPNPRGKAEAVLTDHIRTLCRLYGDRITSYDVVNETIDEQTGLQRETSLSKAFGDADAMVDLAFHTAREHAPGAQLVYNDYMSWEPGNEKHRAGVLRLLEGFRKRGVPVDALGVQSHIGVYGGNPGAAAARQEAEWRRFLDAVVAMDYKLLITEFDVNDKDLPADPKVRDAAVAAYADAYLAIMFAYPQLRDVLVWGMCDKYGWLNGFSPRADGTVKRATPYDAQFRPKPLREVFARRFAAAAARPV, encoded by the coding sequence ATGACGCGATTGACGCGCCGCGAAATGCTGGCGGCCACCGCGGCCTGCGCGGTCGCGAGCCCTGCCCTCGCCACCCGCGCGCCCTCGCTGGGCGCGCTCGCCAAAGCGAAGGGCATGCGCTTCGGCTCGTGTGTGGCGTGGAGCACGCCCGGCGCCGACGCCGGCTCGTTCGCCAATCCGAATTATGCCGCGTTGCTCGAGCGCGAATGCGGCATCCTCGTTCCCGAGAACGAATTCAAATGGCAGCGGCTGCGTCCCGATCCGGTCAAGTTCGACGTCACCCGCTTCACCGACATGCTCGATTATGCCGGGGCCAAGGGCATGGCGATGCGCGGCCACACCTTGCTGTGGCACAAGGCGCAATATTTCCCCAAATGGCTCACTGGCTATGATTTCGGCCCGAACCCGCGCGGCAAAGCCGAGGCTGTGCTCACCGACCATATCCGCACCCTGTGCCGCCTCTATGGCGACCGGATCACCAGCTACGACGTCGTCAACGAGACGATCGACGAGCAGACCGGCCTCCAGCGCGAGACCTCGCTGTCGAAAGCGTTCGGCGATGCCGATGCCATGGTCGACCTCGCCTTCCACACCGCGCGCGAGCACGCCCCCGGGGCGCAACTGGTCTACAATGATTATATGAGCTGGGAGCCGGGCAACGAAAAGCACCGCGCCGGCGTGCTCAGGCTGCTCGAAGGCTTCCGCAAGCGGGGCGTGCCGGTCGATGCGCTCGGCGTGCAATCGCATATCGGCGTCTATGGCGGCAATCCGGGCGCGGCCGCGGCGCGGCAGGAAGCCGAATGGCGCCGCTTCCTCGATGCGGTCGTCGCGATGGACTATAAGCTGCTGATCACCGAGTTCGACGTCAACGACAAGGATCTGCCGGCCGATCCCAAGGTGCGCGACGCCGCCGTCGCGGCCTATGCCGACGCCTATCTCGCGATCATGTTCGCCTATCCGCAGCTCCGCGACGTGCTGGTCTGGGGAATGTGCGACAAATATGGCTGGCTCAACGGCTTCAGCCCGCGCGCCGACGGCACCGTCAAACGCGCCACGCCCTATGACGCGCAGTTCCGCCCCAAGCCACTGCGCGAAGTCTTCGCCCGGCGCTTCGCCGCGGCGGCGGCGCGGCCGGTGTGA
- a CDS encoding VOC family protein, which yields MIGSNDVAQGRSFYDAVLPLIGGTIFADFMPHGFCYELRGGGRIWVAPPHNKDSATPGNGNMVGLLCKSETEVRAVHAAALANGGSNEGDPGPRPQYGPDFYGAYVRDLDGNKMSFVYFGESA from the coding sequence ATGATCGGTTCGAATGATGTCGCCCAGGGGCGATCTTTTTATGATGCCGTGTTGCCGTTGATTGGAGGTACGATCTTTGCCGACTTCATGCCGCACGGTTTTTGCTACGAGCTGCGCGGCGGCGGGCGGATTTGGGTCGCGCCGCCACATAACAAGGATTCAGCAACTCCCGGTAATGGCAACATGGTTGGCCTGTTGTGTAAAAGTGAGACTGAAGTGCGCGCGGTGCATGCGGCGGCACTGGCTAATGGCGGAAGCAATGAGGGCGATCCCGGTCCTCGTCCGCAATATGGCCCTGATTTTTACGGTGCCTATGTCCGCGATCTTGATGGCAACAAGATGAGCTTCGTTTATTTCGGCGAATCTGCCTGA
- a CDS encoding AAA family ATPase, with product MAAVAAKGNASPEVLLAPDGLDASMLHRFADGIASGHAAAPAGTGAAFLARIEQLAAVEAQRREWSRQLPHLDRRSRAQRVRQLPGGAHEDTLFDLAAHLTGFLQRRLPVEANIVANRYVDIAPQGPSGWATLPLFLSLHAAEAGDIALAEAMLAPSPPRLIVIGGLSGTGKSTLARLLGARLGRGPGARVLRSDIFRKRLAGIAPETRLPPAHYTRHNDEETYEAVFESAYDHLACGSSVILDAVFLSRSERDVAEALAFRIDVPFTGIWLEAPERDRIARVAARSGDASDATPEVVREQSRLSIGELSGWHRMRVNRPLEVIVAAARAVLERRR from the coding sequence ATGGCCGCGGTGGCTGCAAAGGGAAATGCTTCGCCTGAGGTGCTGCTCGCACCGGACGGGCTCGACGCGTCCATGCTCCACCGCTTCGCCGACGGCATCGCCTCCGGCCATGCGGCGGCCCCGGCCGGCACCGGCGCCGCGTTCCTCGCCCGGATCGAGCAACTGGCGGCGGTGGAGGCCCAACGCCGCGAATGGTCCCGCCAGCTTCCGCATCTCGATCGCAGGAGCCGGGCGCAGCGCGTGCGCCAGCTGCCGGGCGGTGCCCATGAAGACACCCTGTTCGATCTCGCCGCGCACCTGACGGGCTTCCTCCAGCGCCGCCTGCCGGTCGAAGCCAATATCGTCGCCAATCGCTATGTCGACATAGCCCCGCAAGGCCCGAGCGGCTGGGCGACACTGCCGTTGTTCCTCTCGCTCCACGCCGCCGAAGCGGGCGACATCGCCCTTGCCGAGGCCATGCTCGCGCCCTCCCCGCCACGGCTCATCGTGATCGGCGGTCTTTCGGGCACCGGCAAATCGACTCTCGCCCGATTGCTCGGCGCGCGGCTGGGCCGCGGCCCCGGCGCGCGCGTCCTGCGCTCCGACATCTTCCGCAAGCGCCTCGCCGGGATCGCCCCCGAAACCAGGCTGCCGCCAGCGCATTATACCCGGCACAATGACGAGGAAACCTATGAGGCCGTGTTCGAATCGGCCTATGACCATCTCGCCTGCGGCAGCTCGGTGATTCTCGACGCCGTGTTCCTCAGCCGCAGCGAACGCGACGTGGCCGAGGCACTCGCCTTCCGTATCGACGTGCCCTTCACCGGCATCTGGCTCGAAGCGCCCGAGCGCGATCGGATCGCCCGGGTCGCCGCGCGCAGCGGCGATGCTTCGGATGCAACGCCCGAGGTGGTGCGCGAACAATCGCGGCTCTCGATCGGCGAGCTTTCCGGCTGGCACCGGATGCGAGTCAATCGTCCGCTCGAAGTCATCGTCGCCGCCGCACGCGCCGTGCTCGAACGGCGGCGCTGA
- a CDS encoding 1-phosphofructokinase family hexose kinase, with protein MARIATLTLNPALDLSTRTDTVRPTHKLRCAEPRLEPGGGGINVARVVHALGGEVTAVFPCGGPTGATFEKLLRDTGVPVAPVPIAGATRESFTVDETETGEQYRFVLPGPTLDENELEQLLQTVTGGDSPPDYIVASGSLPPGCDPAIFHKLCSLGGKIGARLVVDTSGPALAALEGGCAWLIKPSLREVEELVGRELAGEADQTAAARELRDRGFAEVVVVSLAERGALLVAEGTELRMPAIEVPAGSAVGAGDSMVAGLTLALAAKKSLEEALLYGVAAGAAALLTPGTELTRREDVERLYSAALAKGSTQNRS; from the coding sequence ATGGCGCGGATCGCGACGCTGACGCTCAACCCCGCGCTCGATTTGTCGACGCGCACCGACACGGTCCGCCCCACCCACAAACTGCGCTGCGCCGAACCCCGGCTCGAACCCGGCGGCGGCGGCATCAACGTCGCGCGCGTGGTTCATGCGCTCGGCGGCGAAGTGACTGCGGTGTTCCCGTGCGGCGGCCCCACCGGCGCGACGTTCGAGAAGCTGCTGCGCGATACCGGCGTGCCGGTCGCGCCGGTGCCGATCGCCGGCGCCACGCGCGAGAGCTTCACTGTCGACGAAACCGAAACCGGCGAGCAATATCGTTTCGTCCTCCCCGGCCCGACGCTGGACGAAAACGAACTCGAGCAGTTGCTGCAGACCGTGACCGGGGGGGATAGCCCGCCGGACTATATCGTCGCCAGCGGCAGCCTGCCGCCCGGTTGCGATCCCGCGATCTTCCACAAATTGTGCAGCCTCGGCGGAAAGATCGGCGCGCGGCTGGTGGTCGACACTTCGGGTCCGGCGCTCGCCGCGCTCGAGGGCGGCTGCGCGTGGCTGATCAAGCCCAGCCTGCGCGAAGTCGAGGAGTTGGTCGGCCGCGAACTCGCCGGCGAAGCCGACCAGACCGCCGCCGCGCGCGAACTGCGCGATCGCGGGTTCGCGGAAGTGGTGGTGGTGTCGCTCGCCGAACGCGGCGCCTTGCTCGTCGCCGAGGGGACCGAGCTGCGCATGCCGGCGATCGAAGTGCCCGCCGGCAGCGCGGTCGGCGCCGGCGATTCGATGGTCGCCGGGCTCACGCTCGCGCTCGCCGCAAAAAAGAGCCTCGAAGAGGCCTTGCTCTACGGCGTCGCCGCCGGCGCGGCTGCGCTGCTTACCCCTGGCACCGAGCTGACCCGGCGCGAGGATGTCGAGCGGCTCTACTCGGCGGCTTTGGCGAAGGGCTCGACGCAGAACAGGTCGTGA
- a CDS encoding ArsR/SmtB family transcription factor: protein MKDQMIAEIDRASLFLKALSGRSRLLLLCHLWDGEKSVGELARLTGARDTAVSQQLALLRREGMVAARRAGQMIFYSLASPEAKRMLESLHDLFCVEPFAKAAE from the coding sequence GTGAAAGACCAAATGATTGCTGAAATCGACCGCGCGTCGCTGTTCCTCAAGGCGCTGTCGGGTCGTAGCCGCCTGTTGCTGTTGTGCCATTTATGGGACGGCGAGAAATCCGTTGGCGAGCTCGCTCGGCTCACCGGCGCGCGCGACACTGCCGTCTCGCAACAGCTGGCGCTACTCCGCCGCGAAGGGATGGTCGCCGCGCGCCGCGCCGGCCAGATGATCTTCTATTCGCTGGCGAGCCCGGAAGCGAAGCGCATGCTCGAATCGCTTCACGACCTGTTCTGCGTCGAGCCCTTCGCCAAAGCCGCCGAGTAG
- a CDS encoding alpha-ketoglutarate-dependent dioxygenase AlkB, with translation MQIPLSSPDLFGAPGLSGLATSEAFVAPDEEGRLIAAIDGVKLRPFRFQGWLGKRLTTSFGWRYDFDDASFTQGTPLPDWLLPLRDQAAAFAGLAPAEFEHALLIRYDPGAGIGWHKDRPVFEHVIGISLGNSATMRFRKRRPGGFDRFAAPMAPRSIYHLSGEARHLWEHSIAPMDVPRWSITFRSLSDKGRAISSAS, from the coding sequence GTGCAGATCCCGCTCTCCTCTCCCGACCTGTTCGGCGCTCCCGGCCTCTCCGGGCTGGCCACTTCAGAAGCATTCGTCGCGCCTGACGAGGAAGGCCGGCTGATCGCTGCGATCGACGGGGTCAAGCTCCGTCCGTTCCGGTTCCAGGGATGGCTCGGCAAGCGGCTGACCACCAGCTTCGGCTGGCGCTACGACTTCGACGATGCCAGCTTCACCCAGGGCACCCCGCTCCCCGATTGGCTACTCCCGCTTCGCGATCAGGCTGCGGCGTTTGCCGGGCTCGCACCCGCCGAGTTCGAACATGCCCTGCTGATCCGCTACGATCCCGGCGCCGGGATCGGCTGGCACAAGGATCGCCCGGTGTTCGAGCACGTGATCGGCATTTCGCTCGGCAATTCCGCGACGATGCGCTTCCGCAAGCGCCGGCCCGGCGGGTTCGATCGCTTCGCCGCGCCGATGGCGCCGCGCTCGATCTACCACCTCTCCGGCGAGGCGCGACACTTATGGGAGCACAGCATCGCGCCGATGGACGTGCCGCGCTGGTCGATCACCTTCCGCAGCCTCTCGGACAAGGGACGCGCGATCAGTTCTGCGTCCTGA
- a CDS encoding MFS transporter — protein MNAEVDTDRASTFSSRGFIVVYALAYAGLFVSFIPFVSVLLPLKVTAVADPEHRIALLSAAALGGAGVASVANLVFGALSDRTLRNRGTRRPWILAGLVLLILAYALFHWSSDAIQMLAAVGLLQIAINMMFAPVGAIMADEVPDAQKGLVAGLMGAAHPFSSLIAVGVTLQALGTQGMRYALMCAVIVLLVLPLLLFLRERRDSLPEPPPALRIRRRADFARIWVARVLVQIAGNGLSTYGLFYFLAVLGQKIPDKHHAEAASEGVAAIFAGVTIVALVLTIAAGRLSDLMMRRKPFLAVAALVMAAGLAIMAAAPNWAVATLGFGAAISGMSVFLALQSALAMQLLPSPRHRGRDLGILNLTNTLPAMVAPLLALALSPDKAGYAPWLLVLALGVLAGGAAAMTIRTQN, from the coding sequence GTGAACGCCGAAGTTGACACTGACAGGGCATCCACGTTCTCCAGCCGCGGCTTCATTGTCGTCTATGCGCTCGCTTATGCCGGGCTGTTCGTCAGCTTCATTCCCTTCGTGTCCGTCCTGCTCCCGCTAAAGGTGACTGCGGTCGCCGACCCGGAACACCGTATCGCGCTGCTGAGCGCGGCGGCTTTGGGCGGCGCGGGCGTGGCGAGCGTCGCCAATCTGGTCTTCGGCGCGCTCAGCGACCGCACCTTGCGCAACCGCGGCACAAGGCGACCCTGGATCCTCGCCGGGCTCGTGCTGCTGATCCTCGCTTATGCGCTGTTCCACTGGAGCAGCGACGCGATCCAGATGCTCGCCGCGGTCGGCCTGCTGCAAATCGCGATCAACATGATGTTCGCGCCGGTGGGGGCGATCATGGCCGACGAGGTTCCCGACGCCCAAAAGGGGCTGGTCGCCGGACTGATGGGCGCGGCGCATCCCTTTTCCTCGCTGATCGCAGTCGGCGTGACGCTTCAGGCGCTGGGAACGCAGGGGATGCGCTATGCGCTGATGTGCGCGGTCATCGTCCTCCTCGTTTTGCCGCTTTTGCTGTTCCTGCGCGAGCGGCGCGACTCGCTTCCCGAGCCGCCGCCGGCGCTCCGCATCCGCCGCCGCGCCGATTTCGCGCGGATCTGGGTCGCGCGGGTGCTGGTCCAGATCGCCGGCAACGGGCTGTCGACCTATGGGCTGTTCTACTTCCTCGCGGTGCTGGGCCAGAAGATCCCGGACAAGCATCATGCCGAGGCAGCGAGCGAAGGCGTCGCGGCGATCTTCGCCGGAGTGACGATCGTCGCCCTGGTGCTGACCATCGCGGCGGGGCGGCTCTCGGACCTGATGATGCGGCGCAAGCCGTTCCTTGCCGTGGCCGCGCTGGTGATGGCCGCCGGGCTCGCGATCATGGCGGCGGCGCCCAATTGGGCAGTGGCGACGCTTGGCTTCGGTGCGGCGATCTCGGGCATGTCGGTGTTCCTCGCGCTGCAATCGGCGCTGGCGATGCAGCTATTGCCCTCGCCAAGGCATCGCGGACGCGATCTCGGGATCCTCAACCTCACCAACACCCTGCCGGCGATGGTCGCGCCATTGCTGGCGCTGGCATTGAGCCCGGACAAAGCCGGCTATGCCCCGTGGCTGCTGGTGCTCGCGCTCGGGGTGCTCGCCGGCGGCGCCGCGGCGATGACGATCAGGACGCAGAACTGA
- a CDS encoding LacI family DNA-binding transcriptional regulator translates to MHKKRAITIKDVAAEAGVSFQTVSRVINDGPNVTLAMRERVMNAVNKLGYVPSLAARRLGGSRSYLILAFNDRRPTLDGWESRRGNDWVDQMLYGGMLKCAEHGYRMLFELVDSHSDALEVQVQAALSALHPDGVILTPPHSDDERITQLLHRNGLIFARLGSRREGEGFAVYMDDEAAARAATKYLLDQGHTRIAYVEGHPEYAISGDRLRGFRGAIESRGLAVRPEYLQPGDFTYEAGTRAMAALARLDKPPTAVLASSDEMALGCLHAAAPLGLSVPGDLSIVSFDDTPTVRMSVPSLTAIRQPIAAMTARAAELLIEAKAKALEGNSRHLLPFEFIVRDSTAPPR, encoded by the coding sequence ATGCACAAGAAGCGCGCGATCACCATCAAGGACGTTGCGGCTGAGGCGGGGGTATCCTTCCAGACTGTGTCTCGCGTGATCAACGACGGCCCCAACGTCACGCTGGCGATGCGCGAGCGCGTGATGAACGCCGTCAACAAGCTCGGCTACGTCCCCAGCCTGGCCGCGCGGCGGCTGGGCGGATCGCGCTCTTACCTCATCCTCGCGTTCAACGATCGCCGCCCGACGCTCGATGGCTGGGAGTCGCGGCGCGGCAACGACTGGGTCGATCAGATGCTGTATGGCGGCATGCTCAAATGCGCCGAGCATGGCTATCGCATGCTGTTCGAACTGGTCGACTCGCACTCGGACGCGCTCGAGGTGCAAGTCCAGGCGGCTCTCTCGGCGCTCCATCCCGACGGCGTGATCCTGACGCCGCCGCACAGCGATGACGAGCGGATCACCCAGCTCCTCCATCGCAACGGATTGATCTTCGCCCGGCTAGGCTCGCGCCGCGAGGGGGAGGGCTTCGCGGTCTATATGGATGACGAAGCGGCGGCACGAGCGGCGACGAAATACCTTCTGGACCAAGGGCATACGCGTATCGCCTATGTCGAAGGGCATCCCGAATATGCGATCAGCGGCGATCGGTTGCGCGGCTTTCGCGGTGCGATCGAGAGCAGGGGGCTCGCGGTTCGCCCCGAATATCTCCAGCCCGGCGACTTCACCTATGAGGCGGGGACGCGGGCGATGGCGGCGCTGGCAAGGCTCGACAAGCCGCCCACCGCGGTGCTGGCGAGCAGCGATGAAATGGCGCTGGGATGCCTGCACGCCGCCGCGCCGCTGGGCCTGTCGGTCCCGGGCGATCTCTCGATCGTCAGCTTCGACGACACCCCGACGGTGCGGATGAGCGTCCCTTCGCTCACCGCCATCCGCCAGCCGATCGCTGCGATGACCGCCAGGGCCGCGGAGCTGCTGATCGAGGCCAAGGCGAAGGCTCTCGAGGGGAATAGCAGGCATCTTTTGCCGTTCGAATTCATTGTCCGCGACTCTACTGCGCCACCGCGATAA
- a CDS encoding tryptophan halogenase family protein, translating to MRASDALRKVCIVGGGTAGWIAAALMAHHFKGKLFEIELVESDDIGTIGVGESTIPPFMELIARLEINEQEFVRATQASFKLGIEFEDWRRKGESYFHPFGSIGQPVELSEFYQCWLKARQAGQPFELMDFAPAAAMARNGRFMLPFKAQKTPIGGAAYALHVDAKRVAQFLRAHAEERGVTRTEGMVADVRLDDRGFVDTLVLKDGREVTADFFIDCSGFRALLIEKTLGVGYEDWSQWLFCDRAIAAQTRNVGPPRPYTLAQAQDYGWRWRIPLQHRTGNGHVFCSEFLSDDEATRILLDQVEGEVVAGPMVVPFKTGVRDKIWHRNVLSLGLASGFIEPLESTAIHLVYRGMDFFFRYLPDRNCDPRLAGEYNRRMTADYTEIRDFIVLHYCATQRNDTPFWRKCHDMELPDSLRERIELFRVNGVLREGHDELFRAVSWHSVLEGMGIHPASYHPLVDRIEEGWLFEGMSQVRAQLAQVAGTLPTHQEFIDAHCRAEAVDLR from the coding sequence ATGAGGGCGTCCGACGCGCTCCGTAAGGTCTGCATCGTCGGTGGCGGCACCGCCGGCTGGATCGCGGCCGCGCTGATGGCCCATCATTTCAAGGGAAAATTGTTCGAGATCGAACTGGTCGAAAGCGACGATATCGGCACGATCGGCGTCGGCGAATCGACCATCCCGCCCTTCATGGAGCTGATCGCCAGGCTCGAAATCAACGAGCAGGAATTCGTCCGCGCGACCCAGGCGAGCTTCAAGCTCGGCATCGAGTTCGAAGACTGGCGCCGTAAGGGCGAGAGCTATTTCCACCCCTTCGGATCGATCGGCCAGCCGGTTGAGCTCAGCGAATTCTATCAATGCTGGCTCAAGGCGCGCCAGGCCGGTCAACCGTTCGAACTGATGGACTTCGCCCCCGCCGCGGCGATGGCCCGCAACGGCCGCTTCATGCTGCCTTTCAAGGCCCAGAAGACGCCGATCGGCGGCGCGGCCTATGCGCTCCATGTCGATGCCAAACGCGTCGCTCAGTTCCTTCGCGCGCATGCCGAGGAGCGCGGCGTGACGCGCACCGAGGGCATGGTCGCCGACGTCCGCCTCGACGATCGCGGCTTCGTCGACACGCTCGTGCTCAAGGACGGCCGCGAAGTGACGGCCGACTTCTTCATCGATTGCTCGGGCTTCCGCGCCCTGCTGATCGAGAAGACGCTCGGGGTCGGCTATGAGGACTGGTCGCAATGGCTGTTCTGCGATCGCGCCATCGCCGCGCAGACCCGGAATGTCGGCCCGCCGCGCCCCTACACATTGGCCCAGGCGCAGGACTATGGCTGGCGCTGGCGCATTCCGCTCCAGCACCGCACCGGCAACGGCCATGTCTTCTGCAGCGAATTCCTGTCCGACGACGAGGCCACCCGGATCCTGCTCGATCAGGTCGAGGGCGAGGTCGTCGCCGGGCCGATGGTGGTGCCGTTCAAGACCGGCGTCCGCGACAAGATCTGGCACAGGAACGTGCTGTCGCTCGGGCTCGCTTCGGGCTTCATCGAGCCGCTCGAATCCACTGCGATTCATCTCGTCTATCGCGGCATGGACTTCTTCTTCCGCTATTTGCCCGACCGTAATTGCGATCCCCGCCTCGCCGGTGAGTATAATCGCCGCATGACCGCCGATTACACCGAGATCCGCGACTTCATCGTCCTCCATTACTGCGCCACGCAGCGCAACGACACGCCGTTCTGGCGCAAGTGCCATGACATGGAACTGCCCGACAGCCTGCGTGAGCGGATCGAACTGTTCCGCGTCAACGGCGTGCTGCGCGAGGGGCATGACGAGCTGTTCCGCGCGGTCAGCTGGCATTCGGTGCTCGAGGGCATGGGCATCCACCCGGCGAGCTATCACCCGTTGGTCGATCGCATCGAGGAGGGGTGGCTGTTCGAAGGCATGAGCCAGGTCCGCGCGCAGCTCGCGCAGGTGGCAGGCACCTTGCCGACGCACCAGGAGTTCATCGATGCGCATTGCCGCGCCGAGGCTGTAGATCTCCGCTGA